In a genomic window of Siniperca chuatsi isolate FFG_IHB_CAS linkage group LG1, ASM2008510v1, whole genome shotgun sequence:
- the bola3 gene encoding bolA-like protein 3, which yields MLACKRSLTTTMISALRVLRSNPVVVSGHVQRCLSTQTDGEVRIETVLKEKFPLASSLKVVDISGGCGAMYEIHIESSEFKGKRTVQQHQLVNQALKDEIQGMHGLRIFTDVPKH from the exons ATGTTGGCTTGTAAACGGAGCTTGACCACCACTATGATCTCTGCTCTCCGGGTTCTTCGCAGTAATCCA GTTGTTGTTTCTGGCCATGTGCAGAGATGTCTGTCCACGCAAACAGACGGAGAGGTCCGCATCGAAACGGTACTGAAGGAGAAGTTTCCGTTAGCCTCGTCGCTCAAAGTTGTGGATATATCAG GTGGTTGTGGGGCCATGTATGAGATCCATATAGAGTCCAGTGAGTTCAAAGGAAAAAGGACTGTTCAACAACACCAATTAGTCAATCAG GCGCTCAAGGATGAGATTCAAGGGATGCATGGACTGCGAATATTCACTGATGTTCCAAAACATTAG